A window of Eucalyptus grandis isolate ANBG69807.140 chromosome 4, ASM1654582v1, whole genome shotgun sequence genomic DNA:
TTCCTCCATGTAAGTGAGACAATATTTCCACTGAAATTCTTCGACACACCCAATCCATGTCGTGATAGGTTCCCCACTTCTATTGTCCAACCTATGACGCCACCACAACATCGCATTATCAACCAAATACATCGCTGCAGTGTTTACCCAAGATGCATTGCTATTGATCCATGTTGCTTAAAAGTACCACTCCATGTACCACAAGAATTATCCACATCCTTGGCCACCTACGAGCCTTTGAACTCTCTGCACTTAGGTGTGTCCATCCATGGATTACTTGCACCATGACCACCCTATTCACGAATGCCATTTTGACTTTCGTGGACTTCCCCTTGAGCTTGGCTATTTTCACGTACATAGTCACCATCATGGCATCTGGGGCTTTGTCCCGTTGTTGGAGTTCTTGTGTCGAGGAGCCCAGCACCTCCCATCAGAGATCTCCTATGTTGATTTTGAGCTCTGGTACCTTGACCACGAGCTCTTCCCTTCCAACCTTAACTCTTTTGACGGTCTAGGTCAAATCCTTTTCCGTTCCTTGGACTTCCAAGACAAAGAGTTCTATGTTTGTCATTTGGTGTTCCCAATCTCTCGTCGGTTCTCTCGAACTCGAAACAATATGGTTCTTTTTGTTCCTAGCATCAATCTTTTAGATAGCCCTTCCACGATCCTTACCTTGAGAAAATGTGATGACGGAGCGTGTATCAACCATTGCACCTTGGAACAACTtactttgataccacttgtcacgggttGATTGATTTTGCGTTGCCTAACTCGTGCGGTATTAGGATTTCTCCCAAGTTAGCCTTACTCACACTAGACTCGTGCGGCATTAGGATTTCTCCCAAGTTAGCCTTACTCACACTAGACTCACAAGGATTGTATAAAAAGTGAAGCtcgaaattatatttttcttgtgaaCGAGATCATACAACTTAGGGGGAGGAGGCCCCTATTTATACAATTACGGGACTAATCTTAGCCGTTGATCTCCTTGTTGATCTAATAGTGGAGTTTAGAATCTCCATAATCATTATATAGCTGTACAGAAACACTCAAGAAGTCTTAGGGCTTTGGGAAGCTCAAGGGTTGCTTGCTTTGGGAAGTTGGATGGTCACTTGCTCAAGGATGGCCGGTTGCTTGTTCATGGATGGGTCACAACCCGGCGCTTGGGAAACTTCTGGAACATGTCCATCCATCGGCCATGTCAATCAGGTCGTTTTCTAGATCCGTTCATAAGATGCtaaattcttcttcatcaactgaCTAGACTTGATGAGCTGGTTCGAGCCCAAAAAGAGATCTTGTTTGCCGAGACATGtccaattttagattttgggtTATCAGATTCACGATCAAATGTACATAAAGCAAATGACATATTTGATTCTTTTGGCCATGTTTACTTCTTGACTTAAATGCTAATTACATCAAAATGATTTGTTGGCAAAGACTAGGGATGTGagaaaagcaaaatgaaaagacAATATGTTTTGTCTAGGAACATTTTAACATTGGCAACAGCACATAATGGAGACTGTTCTTAATCTCTCTACCTAGCAAGATCACTAGATTAGTGATGTGCAATAGTGgcaattccattttcatcttgtAATTTTTCGATATATAGGACATGTTTCTAATCTGGAAATCATCTCTTTCTACAACCATGCGAAGCATCATTTGTTTAAGACAAAATTAAGATCATGGAAAGAGTGGGAAATTGTCACTTCATGTATGAGGTGTAGCTAATGCCTACTTTTAATGGCAAATGCAATGCATTCATGTTACAAGCTTGGAGGTATAAAGACCACCTGGAGAGACAGAATTACCGTAGACATAGTTTACTGCGAATACACAACTCTTTATCTTGTATTATGCATATAAAGAATAAAGATCTTGCAATACCTTTAGTAGAAAACATTACATTGATCAACGTTCAGTCATATAAGTTGAATTCTAATCACAAACTTATAATCATTTGTATCAAGGAAAATTTAATTACTATGGGAATATACGGTTCCAATTTGGCTAATTCCTTGTTGGATTAAGTATGTGATTACCATAAACCCAAGCTTATTTCTTTAAGATGAAGTGGTAATCTTGTGGCCTCTCGAACCATGTCAGTGCTGTCAAAAATGCTGATGGCGGTCTTTCCATCAAACATCAGTTCAGAACTGAAAGGAGTCAGTCTTCAACTTAAAATTTAGGGGTGTCGCGATCTCGCTAATGGTTTTCCTATGATGTAGCCAAGATCTCACCCTCAAGAAAATGTTGTATCTGTTTCTCAACCTTATCCATCTGTCACACTTGACTAAGTTGATAATGACAGTTTGCCAGAGTTCCTCAGCATTTGATGATAATTGAAAGAAAGCATGATAAACAAGGATGAAATTTGAACTCCATGAAAGAAATATTTCAAGCTTCGAAATCCCTGTGCATTATATTCACTTGAGAAAAGTGCAAGAAGGCCAGGTCTCTCACAGCCCCAGTTGAAATCTTAAGGCGTACGTCTCGTGGAGGACGGGCCGTTGAACCCCCTGTACCAATCCGATTTGAAGCGAAAGATAATGCGCAGAATTCGTATGCCATAAGCTTCCTTCAATCGTGATACAAGCACAAGCCTCAGGTTTCTGCAAATATAACTGTGCATGCGCATAAGATATGCTGTATCGATGCGCCTAAGAAGACAAACTCTTGCTACGAACAAAGGCACTTGTGTTGGGACATGTGATCGTCGTGAACTCGCACACAAGCTGAGCTCAGTCATTTTCTTGACGGGAACCCGAGAGTTTTGTGAGGTTAGGGCAAGATAGCCATCCAGGACAATTTACCTCCGAGTGGAGTACATGAGCAACACAGAGTCTTTCCACAAGGTAAATCAATGATCATGATAATATCAACAACAGTAAACATCCTGGGAAACAATAAATCAAACCCAAAAGCTAGACCCTTGAGTCGCTTTTAGTTTTCTAAAGATCTGCTGAAGATCTTGCACTAACTCAGGCACCAAAAATGAGGTCGGTTTTTGCTGCTGACTGCATCCATTATGCACCATGTAGCCAATTAAGCAATCTCTGTGAAATAGAAACCATGCAATCTACCTAAAAGGTGAAGCATGGACATCCCACTCAACGGCcctttcagaaaaaaagaaaaacctgcAAGCCGAGGCCACAGTAATACCTCTTACAGGCACAGTACCGAACATCCTAGGATAACCAAGATACCAAAATCATTTAAGCACTGCCACCACATGTATTCTTCTGTCTAGTACTACTGCTGCAACCATTTTCACAGACAATTGGTGTCCCAATATATCTTTACTAGAATAAAAATTATGTAGCTGCAGTTAGATCTTGAAGTCAAAACTGCTGGTAAATGCACTAGCTTTGATGTTGTAAAAAGATATGCACTTATGAAACTTGGCAAGCTCTTTTCCCTGCTGAAAATCTTACCCTGATTTTGCTAAACCTTGCTTGCTTGCCCTCTGATCAATTGAAAGCCAAATGCTTTTGCCATTTTGTGTTCCCAGCTTAAATATATAGAGCGAGACTTCCTACAGTCCCACAATGAACTCTTCCTCGAATGATTGACAGCTGTTAGCTCACAAATAAATAGATCATGACTGCTCATCAAAAACTTTTTCAGTGCTCATTTATTATGATATTTTACCTGAAAATCACAGCAAAATGCATTGTTAACGGGATGCATTGGACAGTGGATTGATGTGCTACCTTAGGCACTTCAGCCTGTGTGCTGTGTCGTTTAATTTCACATGCATTTGCATCGTATATCTAGTAAGAAATGTGCTAGTAGCAACGACAGGAGATGAATGCACGCAGGACGAATCACATTCTCAGCATAGCATCAAAATTATCATTTCAAGAACCCATGGAGTAAATTCTGCAAAACAATGAAGGGCAGAGCATTGAACATCCATCCAAGGTCTAAGCACAATCTTCAAACTCAATGCTAAATCTCCAGAGAGAACCGTGTGACAGTGGAAAAAGATAACAAACTAAAGACAGTAGGTCTGGTTTGATTTTTTATCAGAAGAAAATGTGAACATAAATTCTGCTGTTAACTTGTTGCTCCTAAGCAACGATGACACAGAAGTCACAGGGTTGCAGCACAAGCACATCGAACAATCCCTGTTCTCAGATTCCACAGATTCCCAACACCCATGTTGAGCACGAAACCAACTACTTGTAAAATCAACGATATTGCTTCATAATACCACACAAACAATCCTCATGATGTAAATCCCCTCGACCGTGATTCACAAAGCAAAAAATTTACTCTCTTATTGGAATTTGGAGGGAATTGCTTGAGATTAATAAAAGGGGTCAAATCAAAACCAATCAATACAGATGTCCATGGACTGTAAAATTTCTTATCTGTTATTGTGTcctgaaaaaaaggaagaaggatgCCAATATCACTTATAACTTTTAACTGAAACAGCTCGAATCCTCCACAAAGAGTCATCACCATCTCAAAATGTCACCAAAGGTCTCATCTTTGGACAACGCTTTATTGATTGCAGTGCAAAACTCAAGGCGAAAGATCAATCAAAATGTCAATCTATTGGCCAACCTCATACAAATGAAAACCGTGCTAAAGTGCAAAACTGGGGAGATTTCACGAGGAATACTTCCTCAGATCCGAATGGTAATCAAGGTACCACTTCACAAACTTCTTCAGTCCAGTTTCCAAATCCGTGGTAGGCTTATAGCCGAGTTCCCTCTGAGCCAAACTAATATTCGCATGCGTAAACTTCACATCCCCATTTCTGGGCATCGgcaacaactttttcttggccTTCACCTTTAAAAGCTTCTCCAATATGCTCACGAGTTTTGTCACCGGCACTGGCGAAGTATTCCCCAAATTATAAACCCGGAACTGTGCGGAACCTTTCTTTGTCCCTCCACTCCCGGTACTCTTCTTTGCTGTGTCCAAAGCCGCCAAACAACCCTCAACAACATCATCAATGTAAGTAAAGTCCCTAGATACAGAACTATGCTGAGGCCCTTCAAAGATCTCAATCTGCTTCCTTTGCAGTATATGCTGAGTAAAAAAGTAATAAGCCATGTCCGGCCGACCCCATGGTCCATAGACCGTGAAGAACCGCAAACCAGTGATTGAGAGACCATAAATGTGATTATAAGTATGAGCAATTTCCTCACCCGCCTTCTTTGTCGCGGCATACAGACTCGCAGGCTGATCAGTCCTGTCTTTCTCGGAGAACGGCACCTTCGAGTTGAGGCCGTAGACCGAACTCGATGATGCCCACACAACCGCCGGCTGTGGATTCGCCGACTTGCACACTTCGAACAAATTCACAAACCCTGCAATATTACTATGCACATAAGATGCAGGATTCTTCATAGCATACCTCACGCCGGCCTGTGCAGCTAAATGCATTACATGAGTAAACGCAACCATATCAAAAAGCTTCTCCATAAGCTCTCTATCGTTGATATCTCCTTCAACTACAAAGACCCCGGCTCGACCAAGCAACGTCTGCCGTGCCCGCTTGAGCTCCACATCATAGTAATCATTGAAATTATCCAGCCCGACCACTCCATCGCCGCGGCGCTTGAGGTGAAGACACACGTGGGTCCCGACGAAGCCGGACGCGCCGGTGACCAGGACGACGTGGCCGGCGCGCGCCCGCGCCCGCGCCGACGACCTGACCCGCCTCTCCCAGTATGACCCGCCCCGAGAGTCGCCGAGGATCCGCCGGGGCGACGGCGGGGGCGGCGCCGACGGGGAGCAGGAGACGACGAGGAAGACAACGAGGCCCAGAAACAGGGCCGACCCGATGGTAAGCTTGAAGAGGGGGGCCTGGAACCGGAGGCGGTGAATGTAGGCCGAGAGCCGGTCGGGCTTCAGCTTCCCCGGCGTGGAGGGCGCGAGGTCGAAGTGGGAGATGGCCTTCGGCTGGGACATCGACGGAGCTCCGAACTCGAAAAAGACTGGATTTTTCCGGTCGGCGGCCGCAATTGAGCAGATGGGTTTTCGCCGGGGATCGTCAAACGTGCGATCCGATGTGGTCGTGCGAGGTCATTGTTGTGAACTCGACCAAGGAGTGATTTTGCAGGGGAAGGTGATCGTGGAGGGGGCAATGGAAGGTTGACGACGGGTAGGCCCACGAATTCTTCGGGAAATTTGAATTctggaaatgaaagagaaggaaggttccatttggaattttctttttttttttggggtacaGATTGGggattttttatagtaaaaaaattaattaaaaaaaaaatataaattgtctgtttgaatttttttttttttttttattttttattatcaaaaaaataatttaaagtaaTTTTATCAGATATATACCTATTTGAAGTTATCCGTGatattaatcctaaatcttatCATATTTTAGTGACTTTGTTAAGTTGAAAAACATCATGTTAATGGGAAAGTCACTTTTATAACATATGAcagtaaaataaaaatgaaaaaatgaaaaaaaaatccaaatcaaatcaaacatgagttttgattttgattttgatttttttattcgatttgatttgatttggtttgatGTCGCCGTTTACTTTAACGGtttgattttctagaaaattcGAATTGAGCCAAGCCTTTAACATCCATATTGGCACCTCTTCCAAGAGGGAGTTTTCGTTTGGCCTCTAATTATTTGGGTCGGGAATACTGAAAATTTCGAATTTGGCAGCATATGATTTTCTTATGGATATGGATGTTAATTCATCTTTCcgattttttctatttctctttctctaaatCGGAGTTGGGCGTTCGGCCAACCCTCGTGCCTCTCGACTCCATCTAGACGATCTTAAAAGGAACATTCGCCTCTGTTGATCCggtgcatttagaattttctcCTAGAGTAATGCCACAGGAAAGAGAAGCAAGCTCATTTGCTATTTAAGCTGGCATTTTATGCGCCAAGTAATTTcgatttcatattttctttatgaAGTCAAATACGTCGTCAAAAGAAGTTTTGAAGACCGCATTGTTGGATAAGAAACATGCGTATTGACAAATAATTTATGTTGAATCTTTACATATCTCATTTATTCCATAATTGTGCATCGAAGCATGGTACACTGCAAATGCACATTGGGTTTCAAGTTCACTTCCTCGACAAAGAGATTGCATTTGCCATCGACTGTCAATTCATCCATACATCGTCTACACCAATTAGCTTTCAGAATATTAAAGTCATCTGACCCACAATGACGAATTTTCCTCGACAAAGAGATTGCACCTGCCATCGGCTGTCAATTCATCCATACATCGTTCACACCAATTAGCTTTCAGAATATTAAAGTCATCCAGCCCACAATGACGAATCTTCCTCTTGGATTATTCAAACTTAGGGTGTGATGGTGTTCCCATTTGAAAGGGACCAAAGGCGGTGTGATTTAAGTCGTTGATTACGATGGAATAGAGTGGAGACAACCGGTAGAATGCGAGAGGGTTTTCGGAGACTTTGTGACGGTTGAATGAAGCAACGTGGAGAGCGGTCCTGGAAGAGATTTAGGGAGGCGGCGATGACGATGCAATATAGGAATATGTGATCACGACTTGTACTGGTCAAGAATCTCATTTTGTGATGTAATCGTCGTTGTGGAAACACCATTCGCCGGACAACATGATGCTGGTAAGttaaatgaaaagggaaaatagggagttatgatgattgatgaatgaggacaTCGGGCCTAAGGTGAGCATGTTGGACTAACCGAACTAGATCGAACCGGCTGATTTTGGACAGTCCCCAAGTAGGGTTAATCGGTTCTTGATCCGGTCCGGTTTCAAGGTAGAATCGAAAATTGGACCGGAAGGATCAATTCCTAGTTTCTAGGACCAGGAACTGAACTGGTTAGTTTTGGAACtgggaactgggaaccggactgACCGATTAGTCTAATCCAGTTTAGTAAAATTGGTAAGTTTGTTGTTGCAAACCCAACGTTCTCAACCCAAGAGAACAATCTCAAAAGGGTACCCGAAAATCGCTTCCTTGTCTCTGGAGCGAATCGGTGAAGAGTCACTCCCGAATCAAGAATTCAAGACAGACAAAGAAGCCTCCTTTTTGATTGCAGAACAAGGTAGggcacatagagagagagagagagagagagagagagagagagagagagagaggatggccCCTTGCTCGGGCATAAGAAGACCCAGGAATATCCGAGGGGtttcctctgtctctctctctctccgtgccTTACATCTTTTTCTTCAGCTTCGAAACGGGAGCTCCAAACCACATCAACAGTGCCTTCCATGCTTTGAACTTCAGAGCATCTTCGTTGTTGTCAAGGCGAGAGGTTCTGTC
This region includes:
- the LOC104441860 gene encoding UDP-glucuronate 4-epimerase 3: MSQPKAISHFDLAPSTPGKLKPDRLSAYIHRLRFQAPLFKLTIGSALFLGLVVFLVVSCSPSAPPPPSPRRILGDSRGGSYWERRVRSSARARARAGHVVLVTGASGFVGTHVCLHLKRRGDGVVGLDNFNDYYDVELKRARQTLLGRAGVFVVEGDINDRELMEKLFDMVAFTHVMHLAAQAGVRYAMKNPASYVHSNIAGFVNLFEVCKSANPQPAVVWASSSSVYGLNSKVPFSEKDRTDQPASLYAATKKAGEEIAHTYNHIYGLSITGLRFFTVYGPWGRPDMAYYFFTQHILQRKQIEIFEGPQHSSVSRDFTYIDDVVEGCLAALDTAKKSTGSGGTKKGSAQFRVYNLGNTSPVPVTKLVSILEKLLKVKAKKKLLPMPRNGDVKFTHANISLAQRELGYKPTTDLETGLKKFVKWYLDYHSDLRKYSS